One Halichondria panicea chromosome 6, odHalPani1.1, whole genome shotgun sequence genomic window carries:
- the LOC135337435 gene encoding uncharacterized protein LOC135337435 isoform X2 codes for MGQEQSAEKQASNAAWSGDVSKVKSLLARGANPNHPEYYLLHNACRNGHLEIVKALVEAGADTGRWDNQGISPVHCAAKWGHKKVLVYLIRDCKCSADARDRYNNTPLHYACSGGHLDVVQYLVEEAHCDINVRNNNNQTVLHAACVRILLRLQKIKSVWYEKVPRQLALAQYLVEKANCDINATDNEGRTPLDIAKGISGYEDIVDYLKTRQESSRQPGKDGVGSQTAVPLTQDEADALQKLFEGAQVTIGHPIVAGTTTLEDVQQLLTQRGLEIMADDLRTKLRLIMTEQQRNLEILNNLMTDEDTIDVCYPRLFLVGPPSVGKTTTLNRLLGEFENIDSARDKAKLRSTLLANCKQILAFVNEDTTKWLSSKDVDEETKLLFGYLRESKSETTPNKERSIATSTDSPVLIRMLRTLFKYTTQLFSEENRPPLHQATAAQRTMTMSQPKNKLLPIKSELQQLIKNADYSKMADFLGDILLNIHDIGGQPGFLEMLPALSTGPAMYLVFLDLSKELDKLYKIPFSRDGMEIIPFNSVHTTEATISQILTSIASVHCISRDPTPLIDVGRASDALKERIKTFKQVKPVAALIGTHKDKLTDPERQISEKNEALTKVLQKFPEIIISPGSEQQNIEHSEPLYGARTQLDSKSCFFSVDNLNGTEVSDIGPVRNFLSRIILSRFKNASLPIRPKWLIFGLLLRKQFQIATIEDCFELGEMLEMQKEEVEVCLWYLHNCVGTILRYTNVPGDDGWLKGHVICTLQAIFDSISQFILLSMRTLHSGGPVTDYEQAELVKKGQFSIKSIEMCCRNVEISELIPAKHLIKLLEHVKLLSPISHKDKSSAKVVRTTYLMPAVLECASQEELANPPPPDTNNPEPLHIRFSFGYVPTGVFCGLITRLVSQGRHGILGLTWKLVEDGVKRNCVSFLIAKSNKITLISHERSYEIRVTRNHARLSLHDLCTYVLSVVLYTLTNMYEQLVPQVAFQCPCPGHSSSRDHNSLCILTEDVWIQFLCGSNPVTLRKEQTVWLGKTKKVGEEAELEVLKFTEEGFSFHWTKEGSRRQIKTTDDRPNTLSFPSVREEDFGHYQCEVKDTAAGKVLLTLYRALYKEESSEFSTERNEEPKSNDTKSIVKTPSSDEGSLSPERLQPSAAPVQRAETPSAGGDSQFRTQKGPPANRVALQELMGRYNLTNEQLNREISNPNFSYLAIYFDDVEIYSNAMGLASAEQADVKRLYHSEGSQAAMLKCLKIWKQHNSSQASYRALLDIILRLGKGDTADKICQQLTQHHTLD; via the exons ATGGGACAGGAACAGTCTGCTGA GAAACAGGCCAGTAATGCTGCTTGGAGTGGTGATGTAAGCAAAGTGAAGTCCCTGCTGGCACGTGGGGCCAACCCCAACCACCCCGAGTACTATCTATTACACAATGCTTGTAGGAATGGTCACCTGGAGATAGTGAAGGCACTTGTTGAGGCTGGAGCAGACACTGGGAGATGGGATAATCAGGGCATCTCTCCAGTTCATTGTGCAGCCAAGTGGGGTCATAAGAAGGTGTTAGTTTACTTGATCAGGGATTGCAAGTGCAGCGCTG ATGCCAGGGACCGGTACAACAATACTCCACTCCACTATGCATGCTCTGGTGGTCACCTAGATGTGGTACAGTACTTGGTGGAGGAGGCCCACTGTGACATCA ATGTACGGAACAACAACAACCAGACTGTACTTCATGCAGCCTGCG TCCGAATTTTACTTCGGCTTCAAAAAATCAAATCAGTCTGGTATGAAAAAGTTCCCCGTCAGCTTGCATTGGCGCAGTACTTGGTTGAGAAGGCTAACTGTGACATCA ATGCAACCGATAATGAAGGCAGGACACCCCTTGACATAGCTAAAGGGATAAGTGGTTACGAGGACATTGTTGACTACCTCAAGACTCGACAAGAATCATCTAGACAACCAG GAAAAGATGGTGTTGGGAGTCAAACAGCTGTTCCACTCACACAAGACGAGGCTGATGCTCTGCAGAAGCTTTTCGAGGGAGCACAAGTCACCATTGGTCATCCCATTGTTGCTGGCACAACCACTCTGGAGGATGTTCAGCAGCTGCTTACTCAGAGAGGACTGGAGATTATGGCCGACGACCTCAGGACAAAACTCAGACTAA ttatgactGAGCAACAAAGAAACCTCGAGATACTCAACAATCTAATGACAGATGAAGACACTATCGATGTTTGCTACCCAAGGCTATTTCTTGTTGGGCCGCCATCTGTTGGCAAGACGACCACACTCAATCGACTGCTGGGGGAGTTTGAGAACATTGACTCTGCTAGAGACAAAGCCAAGCTTAGAAGCACACTGCTTGCTAACTGCAAACAAATACTTGCTTTCGTTAATGAAGACACAACAAAATGGTTGTCATCCAAAGATGTTGACGAAGAAACAAAGCTATTGTTTGGTTACTTGCGTGAATCTAAGTCTGAAACCACTCCTAACAAAGAGAGAAGCATCGCAACCTCAACCGATTCTCCTGTATTAATACGCATGCTAAGAACTCTGTTTAAATACACCACACAATTATTTTCTGAAGAAAACAGACCACCACTACACCAAGCCACAGCTGCTCAGCGTACGATGACAATGAGTCAACCAAAAAACAAACTATTACCAATAAAATCAGAATTACAACAGCTAATAAAGAATGCGGATTATTCCAAAATGGCTGATTTCCTTGGCGATATTTTACTGAATATTCACGACATCGGAGGTCAGCCAGGCTTCTTAGAAATGCTACCAGCCCTGAGCACTGGTCCGGCCATGTACCTAGTGTTCTTAGATCTCAGTAAGGAACTTGACAAGCTGTACAAAATACCTTTCAGTCGAGATGGTATGGAAATTATTCCCTTCAATTCTGTTCACACTACAGAAGCCACAATCTCTCAAATCCTCACCTCTATTGCCAGTGTCCATTGCATCTCAAGAGATCCCACTCCTCTTATTGATGTTGGCAGAGCTAGTGATGCTCTTAAAGAAAGAATTAAAACATTTAAACAAGTTAAACCGGTAGCAGCCTTGATAGGCACACACAAAGACAAGCTGACCGACCCCGAGAGACAAATCAGCGAGAAAAATGAGGCACTTACAAAAGTTCTCCAAAAATTCCCTGAAATTATTATTTCTCCTGGATCAGAACAGCAGAATATTGAGCACAGCGAACCTCTATACGGAGCCCGTACACAATTAGATTCAAAATCTTGTTTCTTCTCAGTAGATAACCTCAATGGAACTGAAGTGTCTGACATCGGCCCCGTTCGTAATTTCTTAAGTCGAATAATTTTGTCTCGCTTCAAAAATGCTTCTCTTCCAATTCGACCGAAATGGCTCATTTTTGGGTTGCTTCTTCGAAAACAATTTCAAATAGCTACAATTGAAGATTGCTTTGAATTAGGAGAAATGCTAGAAATGCAGAAAGAAGAAGTAGAAGTGTGTCTCTGGTATCTTCACAACTGTGTTGGTACGATCCTCCGTTACACCAACGTACCTGGTGATGACGGTTGGCTCAAGGGTCATGTGATCTGCACCCTTCAAGCTATCTTTGATAGCATCAGCCAGTTTATTCTCCTTTCTATGCGAACGCTTCACTCAGGAGGTCCAGTTACCGACTACGAGCAAGCCGAGTTGGTTAAGAAGGGACAGTTCTCGATCAAATCCATTGAGATGTGTTGCAGAAACGTGGAAATTTCTGAACTCATTCCCGCAAAGCATCTCATTAAGTTATTGGAGCATGTCAAACTTCTGTCCCCGATATCTCATAAGGATAAATCATCAGCGAAAGTTGTTCGCACTACCTACTTAATGCCGGCTGTTTTGGAATGTGCTTCACAAGAGGAGCTGGCGAACCCACCTCCACCAGACACCAACAACCCAGAACCACTCCACATTAGATTCAGCTTTGGTTACGTACCAACAGGAGTCTTCTGTGGGCTCATCACTCGACTAGTTTCCCAAGGCCGCCATGGAATACTCGGATTGACGTGGAAGTTGGTggaagatggtgtcaagagAAACTGCGTCTCTTTTCTGATTGCGAAATCAAATAAGATAACGTTAATATCTCATGAAAGGAGTTACGAAATACGAGTTACTCGAAATCACGCCCGTCTCTCCCTTCATGACCTTTGCACCTATGTTCTCTCGGTAGTTCTCTACACTCTCACGAACATGTACGAGCAGCTAGTCCCACAAGTGGCGTTCCAGTGCCCATGTCCTGGTCACAGCTCAAGCAGAGATCACAATTCCTTGTGTATTCTGACGGAAGATGTATGGATTCAGTTTCTGTGTGGCAGTAATCCCGTTACCTTGAGGAAGGAGCAGACAGTTTGGCTTggaaag ACCAAGAAGGTTGGTGAGGAAGCTGAACTAGAGGTGCTAAAGTTTACTGAGGAAGGTTTCTCCTTCCACTGGACTAAAGAGGGCTCCAGACGCCAGATCAAGACAACTGATGATCGGCCCAACACTCTGAGCTTCCCGAGTGTGAGAGAGGAGGACTTTGGTCACTACCAGTGTGAGGTGAAGGATACAGCTGCTGGGAAAGTGCTCCTCACTCTCTACAGAGCTCTCTACAAAGAGGAGTCAA GTGAATTCTCTACTGAAAGGAATGAAGAGCCAAAAAGCAATGACACTAAATCTATTGTAAAGACGCCATCATCAG ATGAGGGGTCCCTGTCACCAGAAAGGCTCCAACCCTCAGCAGCTCCAGTCCAGAGAGCAGAAACTCCATCAGCTGGTGGTGACAGTCAATTCCGTACTCAAAAAG GACCACCCGCTAATCGAGTCGCTCTCCAAGAACTAATGGGACGATACAATCTGACTAACGAGCAACTCAACCGTGAAATAAGTAACCCTAATTTTTCCTACCTGGCCATATATTTCGATGATGTGGAAATTTATTCGAATGCCATGGGACTAGCTTCTGCTGAACAAGCCGATGTGAAGAGGTTATACCATAGCGAAGGTTCCCAAGCAGCCATGTTAAAGTGTTTGAAAATCTGGAAACAACACAATTCTTCTCAAGCAAGTTACAGAGCTCTACTGGATATCATACTGAGATTGGGGAAAGGAGACACAGCTGATAAAATCTGTCAGCAATTGACCcaac ATCATACACTGGACTGA
- the LOC135337435 gene encoding uncharacterized protein LOC135337435 isoform X1, with translation MGQEQSAEKQASNAAWSGDVSKVKSLLARGANPNHPEYYLLHNACRNGHLEIVKALVEAGADTGRWDNQGISPVHCAAKWGHKKVLVYLIRDCKCSADARDRYNNTPLHYACSGGHLDVVQYLVEEAHCDINVRNNNNQTVLHAACVRILLRLQKIKSVWYEKVPRQLALAQYLVEKANCDINATDNEGRTPLDIAKGISGYEDIVDYLKTRQESSRQPGKDGVGSQTAVPLTQDEADALQKLFEGAQVTIGHPIVAGTTTLEDVQQLLTQRGLEIMADDLRTKLRLIMTEQQRNLEILNNLMTDEDTIDVCYPRLFLVGPPSVGKTTTLNRLLGEFENIDSARDKAKLRSTLLANCKQILAFVNEDTTKWLSSKDVDEETKLLFGYLRESKSETTPNKERSIATSTDSPVLIRMLRTLFKYTTQLFSEENRPPLHQATAAQRTMTMSQPKNKLLPIKSELQQLIKNADYSKMADFLGDILLNIHDIGGQPGFLEMLPALSTGPAMYLVFLDLSKELDKLYKIPFSRDGMEIIPFNSVHTTEATISQILTSIASVHCISRDPTPLIDVGRASDALKERIKTFKQVKPVAALIGTHKDKLTDPERQISEKNEALTKVLQKFPEIIISPGSEQQNIEHSEPLYGARTQLDSKSCFFSVDNLNGTEVSDIGPVRNFLSRIILSRFKNASLPIRPKWLIFGLLLRKQFQIATIEDCFELGEMLEMQKEEVEVCLWYLHNCVGTILRYTNVPGDDGWLKGHVICTLQAIFDSISQFILLSMRTLHSGGPVTDYEQAELVKKGQFSIKSIEMCCRNVEISELIPAKHLIKLLEHVKLLSPISHKDKSSAKVVRTTYLMPAVLECASQEELANPPPPDTNNPEPLHIRFSFGYVPTGVFCGLITRLVSQGRHGILGLTWKLVEDGVKRNCVSFLIAKSNKITLISHERSYEIRVTRNHARLSLHDLCTYVLSVVLYTLTNMYEQLVPQVAFQCPCPGHSSSRDHNSLCILTEDVWIQFLCGSNPVTLRKEQTVWLGKTKKVGEEAELEVLKFTEEGFSFHWTKEGSRRQIKTTDDRPNTLSFPSVREEDFGHYQCEVKDTAAGKVLLTLYRALYKEESSEFSTERNEEPKSNDTKSIVKTPSSDEGSLSPERLQPSAAPVQRAETPSAGGDSQFRTQKGPPANRVALQELMGRYNLTNEQLNREISNPNFSYLAIYFDDVEIYSNAMGLASAEQADVKRLYHSEGSQAAMLKCLKIWKQHNSSQASYRALLDIILRLGKGDTADKICQQLTQHMFRRF, from the exons ATGGGACAGGAACAGTCTGCTGA GAAACAGGCCAGTAATGCTGCTTGGAGTGGTGATGTAAGCAAAGTGAAGTCCCTGCTGGCACGTGGGGCCAACCCCAACCACCCCGAGTACTATCTATTACACAATGCTTGTAGGAATGGTCACCTGGAGATAGTGAAGGCACTTGTTGAGGCTGGAGCAGACACTGGGAGATGGGATAATCAGGGCATCTCTCCAGTTCATTGTGCAGCCAAGTGGGGTCATAAGAAGGTGTTAGTTTACTTGATCAGGGATTGCAAGTGCAGCGCTG ATGCCAGGGACCGGTACAACAATACTCCACTCCACTATGCATGCTCTGGTGGTCACCTAGATGTGGTACAGTACTTGGTGGAGGAGGCCCACTGTGACATCA ATGTACGGAACAACAACAACCAGACTGTACTTCATGCAGCCTGCG TCCGAATTTTACTTCGGCTTCAAAAAATCAAATCAGTCTGGTATGAAAAAGTTCCCCGTCAGCTTGCATTGGCGCAGTACTTGGTTGAGAAGGCTAACTGTGACATCA ATGCAACCGATAATGAAGGCAGGACACCCCTTGACATAGCTAAAGGGATAAGTGGTTACGAGGACATTGTTGACTACCTCAAGACTCGACAAGAATCATCTAGACAACCAG GAAAAGATGGTGTTGGGAGTCAAACAGCTGTTCCACTCACACAAGACGAGGCTGATGCTCTGCAGAAGCTTTTCGAGGGAGCACAAGTCACCATTGGTCATCCCATTGTTGCTGGCACAACCACTCTGGAGGATGTTCAGCAGCTGCTTACTCAGAGAGGACTGGAGATTATGGCCGACGACCTCAGGACAAAACTCAGACTAA ttatgactGAGCAACAAAGAAACCTCGAGATACTCAACAATCTAATGACAGATGAAGACACTATCGATGTTTGCTACCCAAGGCTATTTCTTGTTGGGCCGCCATCTGTTGGCAAGACGACCACACTCAATCGACTGCTGGGGGAGTTTGAGAACATTGACTCTGCTAGAGACAAAGCCAAGCTTAGAAGCACACTGCTTGCTAACTGCAAACAAATACTTGCTTTCGTTAATGAAGACACAACAAAATGGTTGTCATCCAAAGATGTTGACGAAGAAACAAAGCTATTGTTTGGTTACTTGCGTGAATCTAAGTCTGAAACCACTCCTAACAAAGAGAGAAGCATCGCAACCTCAACCGATTCTCCTGTATTAATACGCATGCTAAGAACTCTGTTTAAATACACCACACAATTATTTTCTGAAGAAAACAGACCACCACTACACCAAGCCACAGCTGCTCAGCGTACGATGACAATGAGTCAACCAAAAAACAAACTATTACCAATAAAATCAGAATTACAACAGCTAATAAAGAATGCGGATTATTCCAAAATGGCTGATTTCCTTGGCGATATTTTACTGAATATTCACGACATCGGAGGTCAGCCAGGCTTCTTAGAAATGCTACCAGCCCTGAGCACTGGTCCGGCCATGTACCTAGTGTTCTTAGATCTCAGTAAGGAACTTGACAAGCTGTACAAAATACCTTTCAGTCGAGATGGTATGGAAATTATTCCCTTCAATTCTGTTCACACTACAGAAGCCACAATCTCTCAAATCCTCACCTCTATTGCCAGTGTCCATTGCATCTCAAGAGATCCCACTCCTCTTATTGATGTTGGCAGAGCTAGTGATGCTCTTAAAGAAAGAATTAAAACATTTAAACAAGTTAAACCGGTAGCAGCCTTGATAGGCACACACAAAGACAAGCTGACCGACCCCGAGAGACAAATCAGCGAGAAAAATGAGGCACTTACAAAAGTTCTCCAAAAATTCCCTGAAATTATTATTTCTCCTGGATCAGAACAGCAGAATATTGAGCACAGCGAACCTCTATACGGAGCCCGTACACAATTAGATTCAAAATCTTGTTTCTTCTCAGTAGATAACCTCAATGGAACTGAAGTGTCTGACATCGGCCCCGTTCGTAATTTCTTAAGTCGAATAATTTTGTCTCGCTTCAAAAATGCTTCTCTTCCAATTCGACCGAAATGGCTCATTTTTGGGTTGCTTCTTCGAAAACAATTTCAAATAGCTACAATTGAAGATTGCTTTGAATTAGGAGAAATGCTAGAAATGCAGAAAGAAGAAGTAGAAGTGTGTCTCTGGTATCTTCACAACTGTGTTGGTACGATCCTCCGTTACACCAACGTACCTGGTGATGACGGTTGGCTCAAGGGTCATGTGATCTGCACCCTTCAAGCTATCTTTGATAGCATCAGCCAGTTTATTCTCCTTTCTATGCGAACGCTTCACTCAGGAGGTCCAGTTACCGACTACGAGCAAGCCGAGTTGGTTAAGAAGGGACAGTTCTCGATCAAATCCATTGAGATGTGTTGCAGAAACGTGGAAATTTCTGAACTCATTCCCGCAAAGCATCTCATTAAGTTATTGGAGCATGTCAAACTTCTGTCCCCGATATCTCATAAGGATAAATCATCAGCGAAAGTTGTTCGCACTACCTACTTAATGCCGGCTGTTTTGGAATGTGCTTCACAAGAGGAGCTGGCGAACCCACCTCCACCAGACACCAACAACCCAGAACCACTCCACATTAGATTCAGCTTTGGTTACGTACCAACAGGAGTCTTCTGTGGGCTCATCACTCGACTAGTTTCCCAAGGCCGCCATGGAATACTCGGATTGACGTGGAAGTTGGTggaagatggtgtcaagagAAACTGCGTCTCTTTTCTGATTGCGAAATCAAATAAGATAACGTTAATATCTCATGAAAGGAGTTACGAAATACGAGTTACTCGAAATCACGCCCGTCTCTCCCTTCATGACCTTTGCACCTATGTTCTCTCGGTAGTTCTCTACACTCTCACGAACATGTACGAGCAGCTAGTCCCACAAGTGGCGTTCCAGTGCCCATGTCCTGGTCACAGCTCAAGCAGAGATCACAATTCCTTGTGTATTCTGACGGAAGATGTATGGATTCAGTTTCTGTGTGGCAGTAATCCCGTTACCTTGAGGAAGGAGCAGACAGTTTGGCTTggaaag ACCAAGAAGGTTGGTGAGGAAGCTGAACTAGAGGTGCTAAAGTTTACTGAGGAAGGTTTCTCCTTCCACTGGACTAAAGAGGGCTCCAGACGCCAGATCAAGACAACTGATGATCGGCCCAACACTCTGAGCTTCCCGAGTGTGAGAGAGGAGGACTTTGGTCACTACCAGTGTGAGGTGAAGGATACAGCTGCTGGGAAAGTGCTCCTCACTCTCTACAGAGCTCTCTACAAAGAGGAGTCAA GTGAATTCTCTACTGAAAGGAATGAAGAGCCAAAAAGCAATGACACTAAATCTATTGTAAAGACGCCATCATCAG ATGAGGGGTCCCTGTCACCAGAAAGGCTCCAACCCTCAGCAGCTCCAGTCCAGAGAGCAGAAACTCCATCAGCTGGTGGTGACAGTCAATTCCGTACTCAAAAAG GACCACCCGCTAATCGAGTCGCTCTCCAAGAACTAATGGGACGATACAATCTGACTAACGAGCAACTCAACCGTGAAATAAGTAACCCTAATTTTTCCTACCTGGCCATATATTTCGATGATGTGGAAATTTATTCGAATGCCATGGGACTAGCTTCTGCTGAACAAGCCGATGTGAAGAGGTTATACCATAGCGAAGGTTCCCAAGCAGCCATGTTAAAGTGTTTGAAAATCTGGAAACAACACAATTCTTCTCAAGCAAGTTACAGAGCTCTACTGGATATCATACTGAGATTGGGGAAAGGAGACACAGCTGATAAAATCTGTCAGCAATTGACCcaac acatgttcagaagattctag